Part of the Triticum urartu cultivar G1812 chromosome 2, Tu2.1, whole genome shotgun sequence genome, CGGGGCATGTAAAGCCACCTCCTTTATTTCCaaatataaggtgtattagtTTTCATAAAATTCAAATTTTGATATGTCTGGTCAACTTTATAAAACAAATCTACAATACCAATTAAATAAAATATGAAAACATATTTCAAGATGAATATGATGATCTTGGCTTGGTATtgtggataccgatattttcttCATAAACTTGCTCAAAGATAAAGAAGTTTGACTTCTCAAAAATTAATACACGTTATATTTTAAAACCGGAGGGAGTATATCATACTGCACAATCACCTACACATTAGCTGGCATGGGCCGGTCCAGTAGCACATGGCTCCATCGTGTTTGAATCGGGCGGTTTTCTATAGTTTTCTTTTACCTTTTCCCGACAATCTTGATTCTTTACTGTTAGTGTTTGGTTCTTGATGGTTTTCCCTGctttattttttctatttttgttttgcgtttatttttattttttattctaCTGTTACAAGCTATGATACGAAGCATTGTACCTCTAATACTATCAATCTTGAATAATATTTGAACAAAGCTATGTATCGTTGTCAAAAAAAAAACATAAACGCTTTGCTCGCTATAGGACTTCCCAGGTACTACGTGTTTGCACATATGAGCAGTACGAAGACATCTGTCTCTGATAATTCGGACCGAGCCGTAGCACATGGCAAAATTGTTCGCAGATATGACAGGTGGGTCCAAACAGGAAAAATGGAGTATTTTGTCTAACAAACAATCGAAGGTATGCCATTTTagcaaagaaaagaaaaatatgATTTATAAAGCAAAGGCGAGGAAATTTTGCTTTTTCTGTCATATTCCTCTTGTTTTCATGTGCAAAACCGGAGTTCAGAAGCACCAGTACACTACACCGTAACTTCCAGACCAGAGCTCGCGGCCACAATATGGTCCATATGGACAGTCGACGAAGGCTGACAAACTTTAGTTGGTCCTTAACCGATCGATTTGCTTCTTATCCTTAGACaaaacaatttttttaaaaaaaaagagggctcgccTCAACCTCTGAATCaaaacgatgcatacggccataaTTATTAATAAGTAAAAATTCTAACATAAGTCTTTTAGTCTTAATAAGTAAAAATTCTAACATAAGTCTTTTAGTCTCGAACATTGGACAAAACTATTATCATCTGCATGTTCTGTTTCGGCCCTCGTAGCAGGCTACTAGATTTTGATTCCACCTATCGAAAGAGACTTGCTACAAGTTACACGTACATTTACACATTTCAAGATTCTCTAGCGTTAACACATTTCAAGATTACACGTACATTTTTCGAATATGCGCAAACACATTATTTTAATCATTTGAATATTTTTAGAAATGCATGAACCATTGGAAAATATGCACACTTTTTAAAATAAAAAATGCTTTAAAATACATGAATGTATTTTATATTATAGTATTAACATTTTAAAAAAGTGAACACCTTTTAATCAAGTTACTGTTTTTGAAAAAAGATTGAACACTTACTGGACAGGGGCAAAAACAACTAGTCCGGCAAGGATTATCGTCTGCACATGCTGCTTTAGCACTCGTGTCGGGCTACTAGATTTTGATTCCACCTATAGAAATAGAAAGAGACTCGTAACTTACTATAATTGTtctgaaaaataaaaaatttagGTAGAACTGTCGATCCCTCCACTATATAAGTAGCAGCTTCAGTCTCCTGCAACTGCAAGAAGAAAACGAGAAGGAAAATGGCGGGCACAAGAGCAGCAGTGATGAAGCTGGCGGTCGTCCTCCTGGCCATGAGCCAGCTCGTCCACATGGCGACGCCAACGGCGGATCCGACGACTGCATCGTCTCTGCTGGTTACCAGCGTTTACCCTTCTGGTCAGTCTTAGTCATCTTCTCAAGTTGatactactagtaattatcttGGTTGATTAGCTAGCTATTGATAAGAGGTGCAAGAAACTGAGATAGTTAATTTTTGTCTTGACCAGGGGGAGTCATTTCTAAACCCAGCCCTGGCATCAGGGCAGAGAAGGTGCTGCTGGATGCGGCCAAGCCAAGCATCCCTGTCCCTCCGCCTCCTCCCCACCTCATCCTACCGTGCAAGGGAAGAACCTGCTAAGTGCTAACCTCACCTCATGTGGAGCACCAAGTGAAGTGCAGCTGGAGCTCGAAGTGACGAAGGCAATAAAAATGTCCCTAGCTTCCTCTGTATTGTCCTCGATCGTTATGATCGACTGGTGGAATAAAATAAGAGCACTCTTTTTTATATTTCGTTCGCCTGCAACAAGTGTTCAAATTGTGGATTTGAAACTACTAAACCAGTTTCCAGACCTGCGAAAAATTACTTGTCAAGTTTATGAACTCTAGTAGCAGTGTGGCACTTCTACATAAGTTGAAAAGGGAGATACATGGTCGAAGAAGCTTTTGTCAGCCCAACTGAAGCTGTGTCGTGCAAGAAACAGAGGAGAAATCGTATGCCAATACTAGTGCGCAGTGCCAACCGTCGAGCAGGTAGCGTGCCTTCAGCAAACGGCAACGCGGCCTGCGGCCTGCCTGCCTGACAACCGGAGACAGAACGGAGGTTCGTCCGGACCTGGAATGGAAAGGTCAAGCGGTTGCTCTGTTCCACTGCTAGACTGCATGGGGAGGACCAGAGAAGCAGAGTAAACAAATCAGGCAGAGACAGCCTGCGGGTGGTCTTCTGATCGAAGCCGTCGTCGAGAAAATTGCACAAACCATCAAATATTTGGGGTCAAATTTGCACAGAACATGTAATAATATGTTGTAGCTAGGTCTAATACATAATTTGATTCTGTCCACATGGTCTCTAACACATGGATCCTGCTTGTGTACATGTGGCAAAAAAAAAACATGCAAAGTTAGTCGGCATGGACCGAAAACAAGTCTAATATCTCTCAAAACTACGCTCAAAATGAGTCACCAAATCAAAACTTGGTTCACATATTATTTGATGGCTTTTTCTGTTTTTCTTGAAAACATTGAATACTGAACAAAAATCAATTGTGTCAGCAAACTGCCAATATCTCTAAAACACGTGAAAGTAAGCTAAATAGTTATCAAATCAGTACTAGATATATGTATGATTTCCTGGTTTTTGGATTTGTTTTAAATGTTAAGTTTAAAATAAGTTGTAACGGGCGACTAAAATTGCGGATATTAGCAGTTTTTCTTGGCCCGCTAATGCCATATGGTTTTTCTTTATTACATCTGCCCTTACAAACAGAGTCCACTAATTAGGAATCATGTTAAAATAGTCAAATCACCCACAAAAAGAATGTTAACATAGTCAAATGATGGATTGGAGCTTACTGCAACGGATTACACCAATGGGTGATGTTTTGTGCAACAAACCTGGACGATAGGTGTTCTACACAAAATCAACTACAATAGTTTGTGATTCGTGCAATTTTCTAGGTTGTCGTCTCCTTCCTTGTGACCCTCTAAACTCCATCCATCAACTGTTCATGAGAGAGGGAAATTTCACCTTTCTCCCCAGCTTCCCGTGCGACCCCTCTCTTTTCCTGCATGTCAATTAACGGCGGCCGTCCATGTGTCAAATGCTCGTGGCCATTTCTCGCCTGGTATTCCCCAAATTTTTCTTCTACTATTATGCGCCTGTTTTTCCGCCCCCTATCACACACGGTTATAAAAAGGACATGGTCATGTCTTCTGTAGCTAATATCCCACCGACCACAACATCCACTTCCCTCACTTCCGTCCACAACCTCTACTTCCTCCATGCGGCCCATAGCTTACACCTCCCCCAACGGCCTTACTAGGTGCCGCTCTTGAAGGAGAAGAGGCGGCCACCCTCGTGGGCGATTTAGAGGAGTgagattgttgttgttgttgttgttgttgttgttgttgttgttgttgttgttgttcaaAAGTATAGTATGCATTAGGTGGGACATTCACTAAAAACAGTGGATGTCAGATGCTTAACATAGTTTCGAGAATCGCTGTCGCCAGAATCGGCACCTCGCCTCCCAAATTATCGTCATCATGGTTTTCCTCACACCATCGTCGTGCTCGTGGTTGTCCTTGTCCCCGCCACGTCCATGACCGACGGGGTCGAGCTCATTCGCTGCCGCTTGTTGATGATGAAGCGAAGTAGAAGCTCGAAAATTTGAGAATTGGTATGTAGCCAGTGACACATGGATCACATATGtaagaaaaatatgaaagctgaGATATAATGACTCTTGATTTGCACTCGTTTGTCCAGCCTCCAAAAATATTGAACATGCTTCATACGCAATATAGCGATCGGCAACTTTGTCAGAGTTGCTCTAACTTCCAGTTCAATGATGGCGGCCAATGCATATACGGACGGACACACAGAGTGATGTAGGTGAATTTAGGGGCCTTGGCATGGTCCCTTTGGTGTATTAGAAATAAGCTTGTCATTGAGCACGTATACTGGTCATGGCCACTGGTGCTATTTATAAATTGTGTGGGTTCTTGTAGTTATGGAAACCACTCTATAGTCGTCGGGATAGATCGGCGGTCGGCGAGCTGACCAGAAAGTACCAAGGAGTTGGTGTCGTGTCTCCTCATGGTCACCTATCCCCCTTGAGGATTGTATCTTTTATTTTGGGTGTGTTGTGTTGTTGCCCACATCATGAGCTTCTCTCTCTTTTGTATACCCCTATGACTTCTTTTAGACTTTCGTTTGTGGTTGGACTTGTATCATGGTTGTTGCTTTATCAATAAAACGGGGCAAGGAGCCTTTTACAAGAAAAAACAATATGGAAACGTTACACGATCAGACAAAACCTAAGAACAAATCGATGTGTTTCTTGTCCTCGGACAAAACAAATGTTTTTTGACAGCAATATGACTTTATTCTTCATATATAAAGTGACAAATTGTTTACATGCAGATGATAAATAAAATGACACATCCCAAAAGCCGGAGGATCTACTTTTGTCCTTTTGCATTTACattttttgtttatttttgtTTTGCATTTTCATGCTATTTTTTGGCAAGAAAAGAACTGCTGATATTTAGCACAGGGTTCTTACAGAAAGGTCCTGAGACAagaaaaaattacatccgctgcCGGAGCAGCTGCCAGAGGGTGAGGAACCCGCCGAtctggcggcggcgaggtggaTCGCCCGGCGTCGCCCAAAAGTCGCCCTTTCTCTACATGGACGGGGAAAGGGTAAGGCTCCAAGGTACATTTTTATGCTATTGTTCTTTAGAAAAAATAATAGTTCCTTTTTACGAATTTAAGAATATATTTTAAATGCGTGAACACTTTTAAAAAATATGTGAAAACTTTAGGGAATGCGTGAGCACATTTCAAGATTACACCTACACCTTTTGAATATGTGGAACACTTCTGCTTTAATTATTTGGATCTTTTAAAAATGCATGAATATATATTTTTAAACAATCtgaacatttaaaaaaatgtGTACTCTTTTAAGATTAGACAGTACTTTAAAAAAGTACATGAACACGTTTTCTATTATATGAACGTTCCTAAAACCAATTGAACACTTTTATTAAGCGTGAACACTTGCTTGAACAGGGGCAAAATAACTTCTGCGGCAAGGAGCATCCGCATATGCTGTTTTAGCACTCGCGTCGGGCTACTAGATTTTGATTCCACCTATCGAGAGAGACTCGGGTGTAGCCTTCTGAAGCATAGCTATGATTATTCTGGAAGAGAAAACAAATTAGGCGCGATTACCGATCCCTCCACTAGTATAAGTAGCGGCGCCTCTGTCGCCTGCAAGTTGCAAGAACCAACCGAGAAGGAAAATGGCGGGCACAAGAGCAGCAGCGATGAAGCTGGCGGTCGTCCTCCTGGCCATGAGCCAGCTCGTCCACATGGCGACCCCGACGGCGGATCCAATGACTACTGCGTCATCGTCTCTACTGGTTACGAGCGTCTCCGGCCCTTCCGACGGTCAGTCATCTCCTTATAAGTAGATACTACATTACTTAGCTTGGTCGATTAGTTAGATACTGATGAGAGGTACTACAAGAAACTGAGATAGTTAATCTTCATCTTGGCCAGGGGAACATAAACCCAGCCATGGCATCAGGGAAGAGAAGGTGTTGCTCAACGCGCCCAACATCCCTGCAGTTCCGCCCCCTCCCCACCTCGTCCTACCGTGCAAGGGGAGAGCGTGTTGACCTCAGGGGGATGATGACGAGATCAAATGCACGCAGATGGACTCAAGTGTGCCAAGACAATAAAAAGCCACGTTGTTCTACATAAGTCGTGTACTCCATGTTTACGATCGACTGATGGAATAAATAAACGGAACCTTGTTTCGGAACAAGTTTTAATATGTGTGCAGATGTGTAGATGACATGGAGTATCTCATATATTGCCTCGCCTGCAAATGgtggtcaaagtgtggaagtgagagcaactccaatgggccgacccaaacggacggcgaTTTCGTCCGCTTTTTTGTCCGTTTAGGTCGGCCGCCCGCCCGACGTCCGCCCTGTTTTTGATATGGATCGGCAGCGCGTCCAACGCGCCGACGAATATGTGCCGGAGTTTTACATGATTTGCATTCAACATATTGTCAAATGAAAATGTTAAACAAGCCAAATAGTCTGGCCGCCTAAATAAATAGTATAATTTTACAGGTCAAATGCAAATAAAAATGTTTCACATAGTTTTGCAAACGAATAAAAGaagatacatctattggttgccaacatgagccaacatatgctcaaccaaatcattttacagttgcacgtgagtttcccaatcacgtatgtcttcatgaaattgaatgaactgttcaaatgttgccgctactctatgctcaggcacaacattctcaccTTGAAACTGAAAGCCTTGATCGTACAGACGTTCCGGGCGCTCGTCTTCTAcgatcatattgtgcatgatcacacaagcagtcatcacctcccgCAGTTTCTGCGTGCTCCAAGTATTAGCAGGATACCGAACGATGCCCCATCGAGATTGTAAAACACCAAAGGCACGCTCAACATCCTTTCTAGCACTCTCTTGCTCTTGGGCAAATCTTTTCCTTTTCTATCCGACGGGATTGGGTATTGTCTTGACAATAGTGGTCCACTGAGGATAGATACCGTCACCCAGATAGTACCCTTTGTCGTAGTTGTGGCCGTTGACAGTAAAGTTCACCGGTGGGATGTTGCCTTCGGCAAGCCTAGCAAACACCGGCGAGCGCTGAAGCACGTTGATATTATTGTGTGATCCAGCCATGCCAAAGAAAGAGTGCCAGATCCATAGATCTTGAGACGCCACGGCCTCTAGTATGACAGTACAAGCCTTGGCATGTCCCTTATACCGCCCTTGCCAAGCAGAAGGGCAGTTCTTCCACTCTCAGTGCATGCAGTCTATGCTGCCAAGCATCCCCGGGAAGCCCCTGCTGGCATTCATCGCCAACAAACGGGCTGTATCTTCAGCTGTCGGCTCTCTCAAGTACTCAGAGCCAAACACAACAATAACAGCCTTGCAGAACTTATACAGGGACTCTAGGTATGTAGACTCGCTCATACGGACGTATTCGTCAATGAGATCACCGGgcactccgtatgcaagcattcgGATGGAGGCCGTGCATTTCTGATAAGAGGAGAAACCAATCTTGCCGACGGCATCCTCTTTGCACTCGAAGTAGTCATCATAGCCGACCACTCCCTCTCTAATACGGTTGAAAACATGCCTACTCATACGGAACCGACGGCGGAATTTGTGATGTTTAAACAACGAGTTTGTTGTATCAAAGTAATCCTTCCAGAGAAGGAAATGCCCGCTCTCTCGGTTGCGATTCAACGCCGGAAGGTGGCCCGTAATGGAGCCATGGAACAACGGCCGCTGGCTGTTGAGGTGGTGATGGACCAACACGGCAGCCAAtatctcctcctcgtcgtcggACAACGAATCGTCGGAGTCGCAAAGGAAATTGAGGAAAAAGAACTCATCGGCGGAGTCCATTTCGTACCTTGGCAAACTGTCGAACAATTTGCGGGCGTCGACGAAGGAGACAGACGACGAGGGGGGTCACGGCGCCCACAGACCAGCTAGCTGCTCTGCCGGCGTCCGACAAGTGTGACGACGTCTGACGAGCATGTCGGTCGGATGTGGcaggggcggcgaggcggcggcggagggcgacAGGGGGGAGGGGCGGCGTGCTGGGCGGATGTGGAGGCGGCGGCAACTGGAAGAGTCGCCAGAAAAAAATGAGCGGAGGCGTCCGCGACGAAGGAGGCGGGAGGGTTGCTAGTTGGCCGCAGGGTGAGACGGGAGGCCAATGTGCCACAGACCAACGGGCCCGGGGAGAGGCGTAAGCGAGGGCGCGCGCGTCCGTCACGTGTCCGCGTCGACGCAAATCCGGCTCAAAATGGACCGGGAATGGGCCGCCCGCGGACGAAAAACAGACGCACGTTCGTTTGAGTCGGCGCGTTGGGTCGCCTTTTGTGTCTGCGCCGACCCAAATGGACGaccgcggacgaaatgggtcgtCCCATTGAAGTTGTTCTGAAAGTACCTCACAAATTTCTGGACGTGCCAAATTACTTGTCAAGTTTATGAGCTCGAATGAATAATATATTCCAGAAAAATAGTAATAAAAAATAATTCTAAACTTTTTCTGCAAGAAACATAGATGTTTTTTCCACACGCATGCAAAACTTCACGATGAAATCGCATTTATGAAGGTCTAAGCTAATCACATGAAAGGGTTCAAAAAAAGTAATGAGCACAGTAAAGACACAAATACGAACTGCTATGGAGTAGCCACATATAGTCAACAAAATCATTTTGGAGCTAGGTATGAACTTCTCAGTTTTGATGCTTTGATAAGCTACGAGGAACCTCTGTATCTAATCTGCATCGTGCTTCGACTCAACAGGATTTCCATTGAAGGTGGATCTCTCATCTTAAACGATCATGTTATGTAACATGATGCAACATGTACTATTATTTACCATAGGACCTTGAGATTTCAGTACTTGACACGGCCCAAATAATGACAAAGCACTTCTAAAACACATCAAAAGCTCTTTCCACATTCTTTTGACGTATTGCAAAGTGAGATCTTTTGTTCCATTTGATGACGCTAGATTATTCTGACAAATGTAGCCCATAAAGGACATTTGTCATATGCAAGGTAATGACCCCATCATGTACTGACAAACATTGATAACAAGTTGCAAGGAGGAGCACCTGCAAAGTATGCTAATTTTTTTAGAGCATCTACGGCCGGACTTCACAAATCAGGCCTCTCAAACGCCCGCGGACGCGCCCGGACACGTCCACAGACACTGACCGATCACATCTCAATTTTTTCCTCTCACAACCGAACGTCTCAATTAGCATACCTCAAATCCATACAAAGTCATGCAACATAAATGTGTCCCATGCAATACACATCGTCCGGCTACTACATCTAAACATGCCATCAA contains:
- the LOC125534199 gene encoding uncharacterized protein LOC125534199; amino-acid sequence: MAGTRAAVMKLAVVLLAMSQLVHMATPTADPTTASSLLVTSVYPSGGVISKPSPGIRAEKVLLDAAKPSIPVPPPPPHLILPCKGRTC
- the LOC125534200 gene encoding uncharacterized protein LOC125534200; this encodes MAGTRAAAMKLAVVLLAMSQLVHMATPTADPMTTASSSLLVTSVSGPSDGEHKPSHGIREEKVLLNAPNIPAVPPPPHLVLPCKGRAC